In Acidobacteriota bacterium, the sequence GATCTGTCCATAGAGAATCTCGGCCGAAAAACCAAGCGAACCCTGGCCGCGCTGACTCTCCGGAATCGCGATATCCAGCCACAAGACCGCTTCCCAAAAACGGATTAGCTACGAGGCCTTGAATCGTGCTAATGCGCGACCAATCATACGCGGCCTGAAGCTTGGGATCGGGCAACTCCAGGGAGAGCGTTCGGGAGAGATAATCTTCGTAGTACTTCCGAGCAGACGAGAAGAACTCATCGGGATTTCCCGCTAGTCGTTCGTAAGTTTTTCTTGCATCCTCAGGTCCGGCAGTCGAACCTGCAATAAAAATGTACTTCACAGCTGAGCCTTTGGTGACTTCATCGAGCTGAAACGCGCTCCGCATGCTCGAGATGCTATTGGAGAAGAACTCCGGTTCTGCTGAGATGGCGGATGGAGATCCGACTATTCCGGCGAATTTTCGGCCTTCCTCGCCTAACGTGAACGCATGGAGCTCGGGGTTCCAGACCATGTACGTGCCGCCAAGGCCGGCAGGCCACATGAGCTGAAAGTCGCGATTAAACGATACTTCGAGGGCGACAGGCTCCCACGTGCTGATCTCGAAGCGAATGATGGCGCCATTTTCGTCGGGCGGCACCAGCCAGGTCTCGCTAACGTTGAATGCGTCTGACGCAAAGATGAGCGTAGGGCCTTCGGGACGCATGGTGACTGTGCGAACGAGAGATGCGGCGGGAATACGGCGATTGCGAAGAACGAATGCCAGATCAAAATCGCGAAAGAGCTTCAGCGGGTAAACCCAGGCTTCGAAACGCCCGCTCTCATTGCCGAGCAGCCCTGCGCGCTTTCCTACGGCATCAAGGAATTCCCATGGTCGTGCAGGGCGTGATAGTTCGCGTGTGCCGATTTGAACCGTATCGTTACTCTGAGCGCAGGCGGGCAGAATCAAACAGCAACAGCAAAACATGGCACAAACGACGCGGATTGCACGGATTTTCAAGGTGCTGTGCAGTTGGCTGGCGAACATTTAGCGATTTGTACCTGTAATCTGTGGCTGAGTCCATGTGACCGCATCGATTTCATGCCTTGCGATCGGTTTCTTCAGGAGCCCGGCGCCATGCTTAAATGATTCGAAAAGCGGCAGAATCCTAACATGTTCAAAGGCATCCATTGCAGTTCGATCGTCGTAACTTTTTGAAGTCGCTCAGCCGCACTGCGCTTGTTTTGAGCTTCGAGCAGATCTTCGGCAGCCTCGGATTGCGTGGCCAAAATGTACCCGCGCAAGGAATGTCAAACTCGCAAGCAGGGCCAGCGAGAGAAGCATTGAATCCGCTCGGTATTACGTTCATCGATGTTGCTCGCCAAGCAGGTCTGAACGCCAAGACCATTTTCGGTGGAATGAAGAAGAACAAATACCTTCTCGAGACAACCGGCTGCGGAGTCGCATTTTACGACTACGACAACGATGGATGGCTCGACATCTTCCTCGTGAATGGCTGGCGTCTCGAAGGATTTCCCAAAGGGGAAGAGCCAACCTGCCATCTGTTTAAGAACAATCGCGACGGCACGTTTACCGATGTCACGATCAGAGCAGGTCTCGCGCGCTCCGGTTGGGGACAGGGGGTTTGTGTTGGTGATTACGACAATGATGGATTCGAAGATCTCTTCATCAGTTATTACGGGCAGAATGCCCTTTATCACAATAACGGTGACGGCACTTTCAGTGATGTAACCGCAAAAGCGGGACTTACGCAAAAAGCGACACACTGGAGCACTGGCTGCGCGTTCGTGGACTACGATCACGATGGATATCTTGATCTCTTTGTTGCCAACTACATCGATCTTGATCTAAAAACGGCACCTGTTCCTGAATCGGGACCATGTCTTTATAAAGGCGTAATGGTTGCCTGCGGTCCGCCTGGGCTGAATGGCGGCAAAGATATTCTGTATCACAACAACGGTGACGGAACTTTCACCGATGTTTCCGAACGGTCGGGGATCACAAAGACTGCCAGCACCTACGGGCTTGGAGTGCTCACCGCCGACTTCGACGAAGATGGTTGGCCCGACATCTACGTGGCAAACGATTCCACCGCCAGCGCCTTGTTCCATAACCTGAAGAACGGGTGTTTCGAAGATATCGCTGTTGCCGCTGGAGCTGCCCTGAGTCCCGATGGTAAGCCTCAAGCCGGTATGGGAGTCGCTGCCGGGGACTACGACCACGACGGCCATCTCGACATCGTCAAGACGAACTTCGCGGGCGACACGCACTCACTTTACCGAAATCTTGGCAATGACAACTTCGATGACACGACTTTCCAAGCCGGCTTAGGCCTTAATACAAAATACCTGGGCTGGGGCTGCGGCTTCTTCGATATGGATAATGATGGATGGCTCGATATCCTGGTCTGTAACGGGCATGTTTATCCCGAAGTGGAACAGCTCCGCACTGAAGCAGCGTATGCACAGCGCAAACTCCTTTATCGCAATCTGCGCAACGGCCACTTTGACGATGTCTCGATGCAAGCCGGTCCTGGGATCTCTACGCCGGCTCCGGCCAGGGGCGCCGCCTTCGGCGATTTCGACAACGATGGAGACATCGACATCGTTGTGAACTGCGTGAACAATCTTCCCCAGCTTATTCGCTGCGATTCCAGCACAGGCAATCATTGGATCAAAGTGCGGACGATTGGCACGAAGTCGAACCGAAGTGGGATTGGCGCGCGTATCAAATGTGTAGCACGCATTCCGGGTGTCGAGAAGCCAATCGAGCAGGTCGACGAAGTTCGCAGCGGCGGCAGCTACTTCTCTCAAAACGATCTGCGCGTGCATTTTGGACTGGGCAAAGCAGCGAAAGTTGACTTGTTGCAGGTACGCTGGCCTAGCGGGCAGCTGGATGAGCTGAAGGACTTGGACGTCGACCGAGTGATCCACTTAAAAGAGGGCCAAGGCATCGTGAAAGCAGATGTCTTCAAAAAGAAGTGACAGCAGCTTGCTAGTTTGCGATTGCAACCGCCGCTTTGCTAGTCATGACTGGCCTCCCAAATCCTTCTCTTACGGTATTGATAGCATCCACTTTTGGATCGAAGCTTTCCATGAGTCCGCTTGGCCAGCGTACCTCGAGTGACTCGACTTTCGTCGCTGCTCCTAATCCAAAATGAACTCGCATATCATTCGATGAGCTGTAGCTCGAGCCGCTGCGTACCTCGTCCACGAAAACTCTGCCATTTGCCTTCATGGTGATGCGCGCACCGATGCCGTCGCGGTTTGACTTTGTTCCGATTGTCTTAATCCCCATCCAATGGTTGGGATAGTTCATCTGGTTAACCAACAGACTCGGAGCCTCTCCCATATTGGTAATGACCGCTGCGATCTTTCCGTTGTTCCACAAATCGCTAATTGCGAGCCCGCGGCCCGACGCTTTGCGCAGGATCGCTGGTCCCGAGGCACTCGAGACGTCTTCAAAAGTTCCCTTCCCCGTATTGCGATATAGGATGCGCGGCTCCTGGTAATCCGAGCCAAGCTTATATTTATCGACCTCTGGATATACGTGGCCATTCACCAGGAGCAGGTCGGGCCAGCCATCGTTATCGAAGTCGATGAACATCGTCCCCCATCCCAGATACTGAGTATGCAGACCCAGGCCGGAGGAGTACGTAGCGTCTGTGAAGGTGCCGTCGCCGTTGTTGCGATACAGCGTGGAGCTATCGTCAGAGAAATTAGTCTTAAAAATGTCGAGCTTGCCATCGCCGTCGAAGTCGCCGATCGTAGATCCCATGCCGGCTTGTTCGCGTCCGTCTTCGTTGAAGGCGGCGCCTGCGACCACCGCGACATCAGTGAAGGTGCCGTCGTGATTGTTCCGATAGAGAATGCTGGGTGTGCTATCGCACGCGATGTAAATATCGGGCCAACCATCGTTGTCAAAGTCCAGAGTCGAGACGCTGAAAGCGTAATGGCCTGAGGTCTTGTCGATGCCTGCTTTCTTGCTTACGTCTTCAAACTTGCCGCGGCCGAGGTTGTGATACAAAACATTTGGCGCGCTCTTCAGCCCACGCGGACCACACATCACTGGAACGCCCTTCCACATGCAGGATGTACCCTGGCCCGGAGCAGGCGTGGTGGCCAGATCAAAATCGACGTAGTTGGCGACGACGATGTCGAGAAGACCGTCGCGATCATAATCAACAAATGAGCACCCTGTGCCCCACTCTTTGCCCGTGCCGGCGACACCGGCAGCTTCAGCCAATTCTTTGAATGTGCCATTTCCCTGATTGTGATAGAGCCGGTTCTTGCCGTAATAGGTCACGTACAGATCGTCGAACCCATCATTGTCGTAATCGCCTGCGCAGACGCCTTGCCCCCAGCCAGACGATCGAAGGCCGGCTTTTTCGGTGACATCAGCAAAAGTGCCGTCGTGATTGTTGTGGAACAAGTGATTCGTAGGTCCGGAACCGTTGGGAGTCTGTGCCACGGTAGTTCCATTCACGATGAAGATGTCGGGCCAGCCGTCATTGTCGTAATCAAAAATTGCGACGCCGGTGCCGGTAGTTTCGACGATGTATTTCTTGCTTTCTTTATCGCCGGAGACGATTTCGAATTTCAGGCCCGCTTTCTCGGCAACGTCCTGAAAGTCAGCCACGGGCGCCTTGGGCGATTGCGCCAAGGCTGAAGCTAACGATAAGAGGAGTAGAAGCAAACCTCTGGTTCGACTGCGGATGAACATTCGAGAGCCATTTTAGCCGCGATTACGTCAACACATGCTGCACGGGTAATCCGCGTATCCTTGTAGAGACGCAGCATGCTGCGTCTCTACCGTGCGCCGTCGGTGGTGATAAAGTAACAACTATTCTCTAAACTCTGTGTCGGTCTCCAGCGCATTCTTCCGTTATTGCAGAGTTCTTCTGCCTTTCGCCTGCGCACTAGCCTTACCTTCAACACTTGCCGCACAAACTGCAGCTAGCGTTCCTTCTCGCCAGAGCCACTATCAGTCCGGCTTGGCTGCCTGGCAGTCGGGTGACCTCAAATCTGCTCGCGCTTCATTTGAGGCGGTTGTGAAATTGAATCCGCGCGACAGCGACGCCCAGAATGCCCTTGCACAGGTATTGCTTCAGCAAGGAGAGGTTGCTGCTGCCATTCCTCACTTCAGGACTGTGACTCGCTTGAAGCCGAGCCTTGCAATCGGTCATGTGTACCTGGGACAAGCGCTCTCGTTGAGTGGCGACCGCGAAAATGCCATCACAGAGCTGAGAACCGGCGTGCGGCTGGC encodes:
- a CDS encoding RNA-binding protein, with amino-acid sequence MQFDRRNFLKSLSRTALVLSFEQIFGSLGLRGQNVPAQGMSNSQAGPAREALNPLGITFIDVARQAGLNAKTIFGGMKKNKYLLETTGCGVAFYDYDNDGWLDIFLVNGWRLEGFPKGEEPTCHLFKNNRDGTFTDVTIRAGLARSGWGQGVCVGDYDNDGFEDLFISYYGQNALYHNNGDGTFSDVTAKAGLTQKATHWSTGCAFVDYDHDGYLDLFVANYIDLDLKTAPVPESGPCLYKGVMVACGPPGLNGGKDILYHNNGDGTFTDVSERSGITKTASTYGLGVLTADFDEDGWPDIYVANDSTASALFHNLKNGCFEDIAVAAGAALSPDGKPQAGMGVAAGDYDHDGHLDIVKTNFAGDTHSLYRNLGNDNFDDTTFQAGLGLNTKYLGWGCGFFDMDNDGWLDILVCNGHVYPEVEQLRTEAAYAQRKLLYRNLRNGHFDDVSMQAGPGISTPAPARGAAFGDFDNDGDIDIVVNCVNNLPQLIRCDSSTGNHWIKVRTIGTKSNRSGIGARIKCVARIPGVEKPIEQVDEVRSGGSYFSQNDLRVHFGLGKAAKVDLLQVRWPSGQLDELKDLDVDRVIHLKEGQGIVKADVFKKK
- a CDS encoding RNA-binding protein gives rise to the protein MFIRSRTRGLLLLLLSLASALAQSPKAPVADFQDVAEKAGLKFEIVSGDKESKKYIVETTGTGVAIFDYDNDGWPDIFIVNGTTVAQTPNGSGPTNHLFHNNHDGTFADVTEKAGLRSSGWGQGVCAGDYDNDGFDDLYVTYYGKNRLYHNQGNGTFKELAEAAGVAGTGKEWGTGCSFVDYDRDGLLDIVVANYVDFDLATTPAPGQGTSCMWKGVPVMCGPRGLKSAPNVLYHNLGRGKFEDVSKKAGIDKTSGHYAFSVSTLDFDNDGWPDIYIACDSTPSILYRNNHDGTFTDVAVVAGAAFNEDGREQAGMGSTIGDFDGDGKLDIFKTNFSDDSSTLYRNNGDGTFTDATYSSGLGLHTQYLGWGTMFIDFDNDGWPDLLLVNGHVYPEVDKYKLGSDYQEPRILYRNTGKGTFEDVSSASGPAILRKASGRGLAISDLWNNGKIAAVITNMGEAPSLLVNQMNYPNHWMGIKTIGTKSNRDGIGARITMKANGRVFVDEVRSGSSYSSSNDMRVHFGLGAATKVESLEVRWPSGLMESFDPKVDAINTVREGFGRPVMTSKAAVAIAN